Proteins encoded by one window of Synergistota bacterium:
- a CDS encoding radical SAM protein — protein MANQRLEKLKSLISPCKICPLKCGVNRSKGEAGFCKVATLKPMISSYGPHFGEESFLVGRGGSGTIFFTYCNLRCVFCQNYDISQLGSGREIEVEDLVKIMLILQKAGCHNINLVTPTPHVYSIAQAIEIAREKGLEIPIVYNTGGYDSVETLRALKGLIDIYMPDFKYGRSDLGEMYSKVKNYTEIALGAIDEMLSQVGHLEMDPRGVAIKGVFIRHLILPNDSAASFEALKILAENFPRIAVNIMDQYYPTYLARSYPYISRRINGREWREVYNFAKSLNIRIVS, from the coding sequence ATGGCAAACCAAAGGTTAGAAAAGCTTAAATCGCTTATCTCTCCCTGCAAGATCTGCCCTCTTAAATGCGGAGTGAACAGAAGCAAGGGAGAGGCGGGGTTTTGCAAGGTAGCAACGCTCAAACCGATGATAAGCAGTTACGGTCCCCACTTCGGTGAGGAAAGCTTCTTGGTAGGTAGGGGTGGCTCCGGAACGATATTCTTCACATACTGCAACTTAAGATGTGTCTTCTGCCAAAATTATGATATAAGCCAGCTTGGATCAGGTAGGGAAATAGAAGTAGAAGATCTCGTTAAGATAATGCTTATACTTCAAAAAGCCGGTTGTCATAACATAAATCTTGTGACCCCAACCCCACATGTCTATTCCATAGCACAAGCTATAGAAATCGCCCGAGAAAAAGGGCTTGAGATTCCCATAGTCTATAACACGGGGGGATACGACTCCGTTGAAACGCTTAGGGCTCTAAAAGGCCTTATAGATATATACATGCCCGATTTCAAGTATGGTAGATCAGATCTTGGTGAGATGTACTCCAAGGTGAAAAACTATACAGAAATCGCTCTGGGGGCTATTGATGAGATGCTATCTCAAGTAGGGCATCTGGAAATGGACCCCCGTGGGGTAGCCATCAAGGGCGTCTTTATAAGACATCTCATTCTACCCAACGATAGTGCCGCATCGTTCGAAGCTCTTAAAATCCTTGCAGAAAACTTTCCCAGAATAGCGGTAAACATAATGGATCAGTATTACCCAACTTATCTCGCAAGAAGCTACCCCTACATATCAAGAAGAATAAACGGAAGAGAATGGAGAGAGGTTTATAACTTCGCTAAGAGCCTTAATATAAGAATAGTAAGCTAA
- a CDS encoding DUF362 domain-containing protein, producing MNSLCYNRHMKIAIEKLKEINAQEIKRALKSIIDALGGVERFVSPGDKVLIKPNLLSPSKIEEARITDPRLIEAMVQLIHPIASEIWIGDSSGVSTRSATRETMKSAKLDELPNLYPKVKLRNFDEEEKRITKISLGKRGETQVALAEAVFQADKVINLPKLKTHNFTIMTCAVKNTFGCLPGSQKARIHAEAKDPISFSHALIDIHLEVKPTLSIVDATLSMEGEGPAWGKPIETGLIFGGESAFAVDMVAAKIMGLRPEKVPTIKVAQERGLNPSEIEIEGESLSNISFNFKTPRSVLFIRTLPSFIWRSFTPRVRMNQEKCIKCGICASNCPAKAIALDPFPQVDDSRCILCFCCHELCPVGAVYIQERLLSKILLRGVI from the coding sequence ATGAACTCGCTATGCTATAATAGGCATATGAAGATCGCGATCGAAAAATTAAAGGAGATTAACGCTCAGGAGATTAAGCGCGCTCTTAAGAGCATAATAGACGCGCTTGGAGGAGTTGAGAGGTTCGTCTCGCCTGGGGATAAGGTGCTTATAAAGCCTAATCTTCTTTCTCCCTCAAAGATAGAGGAGGCAAGAATAACAGATCCCCGACTTATAGAAGCAATGGTTCAGCTCATACACCCGATAGCCTCCGAGATTTGGATAGGGGATAGCTCTGGTGTTTCAACGAGGAGTGCCACACGCGAAACGATGAAAAGCGCTAAACTGGATGAACTTCCCAATCTATACCCCAAGGTAAAGCTAAGAAACTTCGATGAGGAGGAAAAAAGAATCACTAAGATAAGCCTCGGAAAAAGAGGAGAGACCCAAGTCGCTCTAGCAGAAGCGGTATTCCAAGCCGATAAGGTCATAAATCTGCCGAAGCTTAAAACGCATAACTTTACGATTATGACGTGCGCAGTAAAAAATACATTTGGGTGTCTTCCCGGGAGCCAAAAAGCGAGAATACACGCGGAAGCCAAGGATCCAATAAGCTTCTCACATGCTCTTATAGATATTCACTTAGAGGTTAAGCCTACTCTATCCATAGTTGATGCCACCCTTTCGATGGAAGGAGAGGGACCCGCTTGGGGAAAGCCCATTGAAACCGGGCTTATCTTCGGGGGAGAGAGCGCCTTCGCGGTTGACATGGTGGCTGCTAAAATCATGGGATTAAGACCGGAAAAGGTGCCAACCATAAAGGTCGCCCAGGAAAGAGGATTGAACCCCAGCGAGATAGAAATTGAGGGAGAGAGCTTAAGCAACATTAGCTTTAACTTTAAGACACCGAGAAGCGTCCTGTTTATAAGAACCCTACCTTCATTCATATGGAGAAGCTTTACTCCGAGGGTCAGAATGAATCAAGAAAAGTGTATCAAATGTGGAATATGTGCCAGTAATTGTCCTGCTAAGGCTATAGCGCTTGATCCCTTTCCCCAGGTCGATGACTCAAGATGCATTCTGTGCTTTTGCTGTCATGAGCTCTGTCCCGTTGGAGCGGTGTATATTCAGGAAAGACTATTATCCAAAATTTTACTGCGTGGGGTGATCTAA
- the plsY gene encoding glycerol-3-phosphate 1-O-acyltransferase PlsY: MSALLLVVIGFLCGSFPTGYVYAKLTAGIDIRKYGSGNIGMANLRRTLGRKAGLITLAGDLAKGAIPYLIALKLTSSYSIALSSGFAAICGHIWTPFLGFKGGKGIATTFGVLAAACLPVALLSAFVWYLIVKITRYSSLGSLCGVGSSIAWAYAVPFSPKLLPYFSMIAFLLSIYTHRANIKRLLRGEELTIDGKPKVRKA; this comes from the coding sequence ATGAGCGCGCTCCTTCTGGTAGTAATAGGTTTCCTTTGCGGTTCCTTTCCAACGGGGTATGTATATGCAAAGCTCACCGCAGGTATAGACATAAGAAAGTATGGAAGCGGAAATATAGGCATGGCAAACTTAAGGAGAACCTTAGGAAGAAAAGCCGGGTTGATAACGCTTGCTGGAGATCTGGCTAAGGGAGCAATACCCTATTTAATAGCATTGAAGTTAACCAGTTCATACTCTATAGCCTTATCCTCCGGCTTTGCAGCGATATGTGGACATATATGGACACCCTTTTTAGGGTTTAAGGGAGGAAAGGGAATAGCAACAACCTTTGGCGTTCTCGCAGCGGCGTGTTTACCCGTGGCTTTACTTTCGGCATTCGTTTGGTATCTCATAGTTAAGATAACGAGGTATTCCTCATTAGGATCCCTATGTGGCGTGGGCTCAAGTATAGCTTGGGCTTACGCAGTGCCTTTCTCTCCGAAGCTCCTTCCTTACTTTTCCATGATAGCTTTTTTGCTCTCTATTTATACACACAGAGCAAACATAAAAAGGCTTCTTAGGGGGGAGGAGCTAACTATAGATGGCAAACCAAAGGTTAGAAAAGCTTAA
- the pgsA gene encoding CDP-diacylglycerol--glycerol-3-phosphate 3-phosphatidyltransferase translates to MLLAIPFMASCLLEKSELKVISILIFAIASLTDYLDGRIARAYGIVTDAGKILDPIADKILITSAFVSFVQIDKIPAWIAVVIIAREFLVTGLRIIAAKRSLVIAASPFGKAKMVLQTITVFIILGGLGEAIDLLFIWATAIITILSGADYFIKNRAILKEALKEGG, encoded by the coding sequence ATGCTTCTCGCCATTCCGTTTATGGCATCCTGCTTATTGGAAAAGAGCGAGCTAAAGGTCATCTCTATCCTGATATTTGCGATAGCTTCCTTGACCGACTATTTAGATGGTAGGATAGCACGGGCTTATGGAATAGTCACGGATGCGGGAAAGATACTCGACCCCATAGCGGACAAAATTCTTATTACCTCCGCCTTTGTTAGTTTCGTACAAATAGACAAGATACCCGCATGGATAGCCGTAGTCATTATAGCCCGAGAGTTTCTGGTAACAGGCTTAAGAATAATAGCTGCGAAGCGAAGCTTGGTTATAGCGGCAAGCCCATTCGGCAAGGCAAAGATGGTTCTCCAAACCATTACGGTTTTCATAATACTCGGAGGATTAGGAGAAGCTATAGACCTTCTCTTTATATGGGCAACCGCCATAATTACCATACTCTCTGGAGCTGATTATTTCATAAAGAATAGAGCCATTTTGAAGGAAGCCCTCAAGGAGGGAGGATAA